From one Triticum aestivum cultivar Chinese Spring chromosome 4B, IWGSC CS RefSeq v2.1, whole genome shotgun sequence genomic stretch:
- the LOC123092969 gene encoding MADS-box transcription factor 1: MGRGKVEMRRIENKISRQVTFAKRRNGLLKKAYELSLLCDAEVALIIFSGRGRLFEFSSSSCMYKTLERYRTCNCNSQEATPLAENEINYQQYLKLKTRLEYLESSQRNILGEDLGPLSMKELEQIENQIDISLKHIRTRKNKVLLDELYDLKSKEQELQDQNKNLRKKLQDTSCVENALHMAWQDAGQCSSSGHVIDTTYSGLVQHPEHDSSVQVGYNNQAYVDQPNNEDMASQRLHGLGSSAGWI; encoded by the exons ATGGGTCGGGGGAAGGTGGAGATGAGGCGGATCGAGAACAAGATAAGCCGCCAGGTGACGTTCGCGAAGCGCCGGAACGGGCTGCTCAAGAAGGCCTACGAGCTATCGCTGCTCTGCGACGCCGAGGTCGCCCTCATCATCTTCTCCGGCCGCGGCCGCCTCTTCGAGTTCTCAAGCTCCTCATG CATGTACAAAACACTTGAGAGATACCGCACCTGCAACTGCAACTCACAGGAAGCGACCCCTCTAGCAGAAAATGAA ATAAATTACCAGCAATATCTGAAGCTGAAGACCAGACTTGAATATCTTGAAAGTTCACAAAG AAATATTCTCGGTGAGGATCTGGGCCCACTTAGCATGAAGGAACTTGAGCAAATTGAGAACCAAATAGACATATCCCTCAAGCATATCAGGACAAGAAAG AATAAAGTATTACTTGATGAGCTATATGACCTGAAAAGTAAG GAGCAAGAATTGCAGGATCAAAACAAAAACCTGAGGAAGAAG TTGCAAGACACCAGCTGTGTCGAGAATGCGCTCCATATGGCCTGGCAAGATGCAGGACAGTGTAGCTCAAGTGGACATGTCATTGATACTACTTATTCAGGACTTGTGCAACACCCGGAACATGATTCCTCCGTGCAAGTTGG GTACAATAATCAGGCCTATGTGGACCAGCCGAACAACGAAGACATGGCTTCTCAGCGCCTTCATGGACTTGGATCATCTGCAGGATGGATATGA